The Neomonachus schauinslandi chromosome 14, ASM220157v2, whole genome shotgun sequence genomic interval GGCTGCAACAGGGAGGCTCACGCGGGCCTGGTCTCGGCGCTCCTGTTCTGGCCAACGCAGTGAGGAAAGTCCCTCCTGGGGTGCAGCCCTGGCAGGTCCCTCTCCCAGCACCCAACTCCACCTGGGACCGTTAGGCGGGGAGGGGGTTGTCTCGGCTCCAGAACAAAAGGTCAGCCACCCTGTTCTGTCATTACTCGAAACAGACAAGGGCCTGCGTTTCCCTCAGCAGTGCAGTCCATGCTGGTGCCCCGgaggacagagccagagagacTGAACCCAGAGgccggggagtgggggggggggggggggccggggggcagcTGCAACCCTGGGGACACGCTCTCCCACCTTTCTGCCCTTTACTCCTGGCCAGGAGAATCTGGGAAGCAGCACAAAAGGCGCAATCAGTGCCAGGGGCCCCGGTCAAGGCAGACACCTCAGCCATCTTGGGTGGCTTCTCAACTGCGACAGACACAAATCCGCTTCCCTCTTGGAACTCTGATCACTGAGCATCTAGAACCAAACACGCCATGAACATCCCCAGGTACAGAAATGACAGGACCGTCGTTAATTCTCTGTTTATTAAAAAGGGTCCTCCAGCTTTACAGCCCCGGCTCAGGCATGGCCCTGGAGAGAGACGAGGCCAGCCTGGCAGCCCCTTCCCCACATCCACACTGAGCTCACGCCGTTTGGCTACACCCTGCACAGGTTGTGGGCATCCCCCGACCTCGGGGTGGGTGGTGGAGGGATGGCGGGAGCACCAAGCTCAAGCGTCCCAGAACTGAGTGGCAGGGCAGTTAACCGTCCCCCCCCAGCGCTACAAACCGTGATGGTACAGGGGTGTTCACGCCCAGGGCAGCTGAAGACAAAGCTTCCGGCCAAATGGTGGCCTCGGCCCTGGCCTGCTGGGACCAACCCCCTGCGTGCTGTCTCAACTGTCACCTGGGCCGCCGGTGCGACCCTAAAGGGCCAGGAAGAGCCGGGGGTGTGGCCAGTGCGTCCGAGTTCGTTGGCACCCTCTGAGGATCCTCGTGCTGGCTGGCTCCAGCCCCAGCTGAGATGCTGCTCGAGTCCCTCGTCCCCCTCCTGCCTGGAGGCCCCAGCAGAAGAGAAGACTGGCCACAAGGATCTTGGTCcacggggggcgggggacagacTGCTTCCGCTGGTAACACAACGAACAAGCCCCTCTGGGAACATAAAGCCGCTTACAGGAGCTACCCCTCCGCCTGCCCAGCCTGGGGGCCTGCAGGGGAGCCGGGGCCGGCCCCTCCCTGGCACcaggggaaactaaggcacagcaCAGGCACCCACAGGTGTGGCCATACACTGCTTGTAAAAAAGGAAATGGCATTCACTTCCGTACTTCAATCTGCTCAaaacaatatttgcatttttataaagtttcccTGAATGGTCTTGTGTCCAAAAAGTTTCCTTTGCcaatataaaataggaaaattacgTAATAaaaatattggggggggggcgcgtaTTTCTTTGTAGAAACCGTCAGGGGCTGGCCCGCGGCGGGAGAGAAGAGGAGTGGAGGGCATTGCTGCGCAAGGCCCAGCTCAGACCCACCTCCTCCGGCTTGGCTGTAACTCACCCAGCCTCTGGACCTGGCCCGTGACCAAACGCTGCACGGGGCTTTGAAGCATCCAggtttggggggaagggggactgGCAACCCCCGGCCCCAGATTCAGTAAGCACCTTCCAGGCCAGCCCACCTGACCCACCCTGACCAGGGACTGTGGCGCACAGCGGGCGAGGCCGCACGGCCTGGACTTTTGCAAACAAAGCAGAAATGGAGCATGCTCATTAAATAAAGTTGCCACGGGAGGACCACAATTctaagtggggagggagggatgcttTTCCCCCAGACTTAGGAGTCCATCAACATTACAAGACTTAAAAAATCATACCGAAAACCAACCAATGCGACCATGGGGATGCCAGGCTGAGGCCTTGCACACACAACCTCCTGGGTACAAAACCAGGGGCCTATGGCTACTTACCGCTGACCTACAGTTCTAAAATCAAATGGACGTGCTGGCCCAGGGCACCGGCCCCCTGGTCCTCGCAGCCTGTGTGTGCAGAGCCCCGGCCGGCAGGTGCAGGCTCCCAGGAAGGACGGGGGAGGCTCACTGGAGGATGAAGCCTGGCTGGTGTGGAGGCAGCCGGGGCGGGGGTCTCTGGGGGAGAGCGGGCGGGTACGGAGACGTGAACTGCGCGGCGAATCCTTGCTGGGGGGGCAGGCCCAcgcgggggggcaggggagggcactGTGACCCTGGGTACGGGAGGGCCTGTCCTGAGCCCATGGCGGTGGTAAATGGCGTGGCCAAGCGTCCTGCAGGCACcgggggcggtggcggggggaTGCGCCGAGGTAGCATGGAGGGAGGCCCGCTGGCCTCCGAGGTAGGGTAGGGCAGGGGGGCAGCGGGCGCCGGCTCGGGCACCCTGGGCAGCAGTGGGGCCGGCACAGAAGCCTGTGGAAGTCTCTGCCCCTTCAGCACCAGCTCCTGGAGCTTCTCGATCTTAACTCTTCGAGTGTGGGCCAGTTTCCGCTGGCTCTGATAGACCTCGATGAAGGAGTCCAGAGGAAGCTCTCCATCAAGAAACTTCTCTGCCATGTTCTGAAAGCAGCAGGAGAAAGCTGGTTACAGGGACAGGTCAGCCCTTAGGGAAGGAAGCTCCCTTCACCACCCAGTGAGAGACGACACCCAGCTTCCTTCCGTCCCCCGCTCCCCACTGCAGACCCTGGCTGACCTCAGAGCAGCCCCCcggcagagagaaggggaaagaggtaGCTGGCCCTGACCGCCCGCCACACCCCCACAAGCTGCACGAGGCAGCAGGCCTGAGGGGGAGCCAGCCCTCGAGGAAGCGGGCCTCTCGGCAGCCCTGAGCCGCTGAGCTTCGAGGCCCAGAGGAAACCACCCGACCCACTTCCCACCAGCCCGAGTccgtttccttccttccaccGTACAGAGTCCGTAGGACAGAGACAGGCTCGTGCCCCACCAGGGAGCCACCCAAGCCCAGGGCTGAACTCGACCACCCGGCCTAACTTGGCAACGTGCCGCCCACCCCAGCTTGCTACAACTGTGCAACTTTTGACCCGGACTCAGGGCCTTATTGCTTAGTGCGGCCCAAACCTCAAGCGCTCAGCGAGCTGCATCTCAAAGGCTCTGCCCCGCCCGCGGATTCAGAGCCGAGGGTGCGTCGGCCGCCGAAGCCCTGGGACCGGCGTGGACTCGCAGTACAGTGCGCACCGCTCGCTGGAGCACCAGACCCACTACAGCCTCCTGGCCGCGGAGGAACTGGCCCACTGGCTCCCAAAGTGGCCCAGACCCTGGCATCTGTGCCCTGGGGCACCGCACCCACGCCAGCTGGCTTTACCTCGGTGTCTTCCTCAATCTTGGCCCCTTCTGCCTGCAGGAGCGCCAGCAGGGTCTCCAAGGAAGCGCTGCTAGACTGCTTGTCTGGAAGAAGCAAGGGGCATGATGAGAGAAGGGGGCATCCGGGCCCCAGCCCCTCAGAACAACATGCTCCCCCAGGCTCCGTGCCATCCTCCTTTCAAAGAAGAGCGCACCTTAACTGGAAAGGTAACAGCTTTCTAGGGAGCTGAAAGTCAAGGCCTTAAAATCCAAGAGAGGAAGGAGCACAAAGGACAAAACGGGACAAACTCGGGGCCACACCATGCGTCCCACACCCCATGTCACCGTTGGCCCTACAGAGGGCTGTCACCCAACACATGACATAACATGAACCACCCCATGCAGATTTCCTTTATATAACTTACATCAAGTAGATGTCATTTAAGCCTAGGACCTCAATTTTTACGTGTGTATAaaccccaaccaccaccacccagaTCAGGATACAGAACATTCGCAAAGGCTCGCCAGGCCCGCTCCCAGGGACTGGCCCCGAGGCGGCCCCGATGCCCAAGTCCTGCCTGGCTGAGAACTTCATGGGAGCGCATCACCCAGGGCGTGCTCTGTGCTGCCTCCTTCCAGCCCACACCGTGGATCTGAGATCCCGGTTTCCTTCAATGTCCACTGTGTAGAGACCAGAACTCACGGACCCAGCCTTCTGTACACGGACCTTTAGGTGGTTTCCAAACTCCGCCATTACAAACAAAGCTACGTGAACATTCTTGGGCCTGTCCATGGACAGCCACGAGCGTCCATCTCTGCCAGGGGCACACCCAGGGGCGGACTGGCTGACTCACAGAGTCAGCACAGGTTTCCTTCAGGTAGGTTTTGCCAAACAACTTTTCCCAAGCTGATTTTTACCAATTTACATTACAAGGTACGTCCTCCCAGCAGGAAAGAGCTCCTCAGGCTGGGCCTGCCTTCCTGAGCTTTTACTGCAGTGACGCAGACGCTGAGGGAGTCCTGGTATCAGACCTCACTGAAGGGCGGGGCTTCTGACCTTTTCTTCACCGGAGCCCCCTCGAAAGCCACGCAGAGCACTCAGGACTCCATACTCCGTTCCTACAGCTCTTCATAATGACCATAAATCTAAGTGTGACGTTAAGATGAAATGTCCCCATGAGGACTATTTCTCAGCACTAACTCTGAGGGCCTAACGCACAGGAGGAGACATTTGTTAAATACCATGATTCAGAAAATTACCTTTTTTCTAGGTTGTCTGGAGAAGgtgaaattttgtttaaaaagtggcTAAGTCTCTTTTCTAAATAGGTGGAATGACTCTGTGTATAAACTTTTTCTTTGTGGCCTTAACCAGTGTCTCAATCTGAAATTTTTCCATAATACTACTTCTCTCCTGGTAGCCCAACAGCTTGAAAATGTGTCCTTCCCTCAACTCTTTATTCTGGAAGGATCACCCTGGAAAAGTTACCTAATTTGGTCTTCTTTATCTGATAAGCTTCAAAGAGAACCTGGAGTTCCTGGTATTTTTGGGTCAAACGTGCTTTCAGGGCATCCAGTTGGGGCTGGTACAGAAGATTTCCTTCTGCCAGGCTCCGGTTGCTGGCAAGTGTCATTTCTTTGTTGAGCTGAACATTCTGCGTCTGTAAGGAACACAGGATGATGAGAACCAGCGAGTGTTAGTTCGCAGACCAGTACCCCGAGGTTCCTGAGCCCCACCCCCGGGAGCCCCAGCATCTGCTTCCGTCGTCGTTGGGCTGGTCCCCAGCTGAGACCATATGCAGGCCACTCCCGGCCCAGACTCCAGCCCCTCTGGGTTTGTAGTTTGGACATAGCTCCCTGTTCTTAAAGAGCAAAGCCACTTCCTTTCCAACGATTTGCAGCCGGGCTTTGTCTTGTGACTTGTCAAGGCTCTTCGCTTCGCTAGCCGCGCTGTGGCTGGGATCCCTTATTCCTCCACTGTGCTTGCGGGTCCAACAGCTGTAAAGATTTAGGGCTAGATTTGTTCAAAACCAGTTTCTGCTGCTCCACAGGAAGTTAAAGAATCACTTTTAACAGCAGAGAACCAGCTGGCATGGTGTCAATTCAGGCTCAATCATCAGGCTTAGAGATCAAACACAAAAGCCTGACACCCCCTGGGAATGAATTCCGTTTACAGTGACCCTGCTCGCTCTCCCACGCccacctcctgctcctcctctgaCTGAGGGCAAGGCGGGGGTCCTCCCAGCTTCAGACCCAAAGCTGGGGCCAGGGGGCTGATCTGCCCGCCAGGCATTATTTGGGAGGGAGAAGGCCCGGCGCCCAGGACCACAAGAGGGGGAAATGTTAGGGTCTGAAAACAAGGCAAAGAATTCCTAATAAAACTTAGCAAAACTATGTttaaagaaaaccccaaatacaTGGGACACCATCCGTACTGGCTAGTGACAGGACTCCGCCACCATGGCCTGCCCGCAGCAACCTCACTGTGTGGACCTGAAATTTCACAGTGCACGGTCCTGCCCCGTTGTGCT includes:
- the VPS37B gene encoding vacuolar protein sorting-associated protein 37B; protein product: MAGAGSEVRFAGLSLVQLNELLEDEGQLTEMVQKMEETQNVQLNKEMTLASNRSLAEGNLLYQPQLDALKARLTQKYQELQVLFEAYQIKKTKLDKQSSSASLETLLALLQAEGAKIEEDTENMAEKFLDGELPLDSFIEVYQSQRKLAHTRRVKIEKLQELVLKGQRLPQASVPAPLLPRVPEPAPAAPLPYPTSEASGPPSMLPRRIPPPPPPVPAGRLATPFTTAMGSGQALPYPGSQCPPLPPRVGLPPQQGFAAQFTSPYPPALPQRPPPRLPPHQPGFILQ